A stretch of the Salmo salar chromosome ssa20, Ssal_v3.1, whole genome shotgun sequence genome encodes the following:
- the LOC106579997 gene encoding endoplasmic reticulum mannosyl-oligosaccharide 1,2-alpha-mannosidase isoform X2: MEILQEGLYVVAALDNVLTIDTGLHAVGFEHAHFPHCAYDFTEGWAGDMHPPSRKDFVSLTLTGQGSGNYNNSKQWRRQSCWRKWKRLSRLQRNLILFTVALMLLCGIATYPSVTEHFRGLTVVAKEEGDHALKPVVHEVQPALDKLNRPLVPESPSEKQKRAAHKRGPPGLQNRLQKKGNVSDTQVEKEEGEKPLVNWHVAMIDQATERGTAKEAANKVDVPEVEQEGHSHKEPVDRLEAVRDAFRHAWKGYKEFAWGKDELRPMSKSYGEWFGLGLTLIDALDTMWILNLKKEFEEAKTWVSTELSFNKNVDVNLFESTIRILGGLLSTYHLTGDTLFLDKAKDLGTRLMPAFNTPSKIPYSDVNIGKGTAHPPRWTSDSTVAEVTSIQLEFRELSRLTQDTRYQAAVDEVMQKVHKLEGKQDGLVPMFINTNSGQFTHLGMFTLGARADSYYEYLLKQWIQGGKKETALLEDYLQALEGVKKNLLKKSSPNRLTFVGELAHGRFSPKMDHLVCFLPGTLALGAHHGLPADHMELAKQLMETCYQMYAQMETGLSPEIVHFNMHEGSIGDVDVKLADRHNLLRPETVESLFYLYRFTKDRKYRDWGWEILQNFNKYTKVSTGGYTSINNVRDPEYPSPRDKMESFFLGETLKYFYLLFSDDPELLSLDKYVFNTEAHPLPIWPTAQ, encoded by the exons ATGGAAATACTCCAGGAGGGACTTTATGTGGTGGCTGCTCTTGATAATGTGCTTACAATTGATACTGGATTGCATGCAGTAGGCTTTGAACATG CCCACTTTCCCCACTGTGCCTATGACTTCACCGAGGGGTGGGCTGGAGACATGCACCCACCATCAAGGAAGGACTTTGTGTCTTTAACCCTCACTGGACAAGGAAGTGGCAACTATAATAACAGTAAGCAGTGGAGAAGACAGTCCTGCTGGAGG AAATGGAAACGGTTATCCAGATTGCAGCGCAACCTAATCCTCTTCACCGTGGCTCTCATGTTACTTTGTGGGATTGCTACTTACCCCAGTGTCACAGAACATTTCCGAG GCCTTACTGTTGTCGCGAAGGAGGAAGGGGACCATGCTCTGAAACCTGTCGTCCATGAGGTCCAACCTGCGTTGGACAAGCTGAACCGACCGTTAGTACCAGAGTCACCTTCAGAG AAGCAGAAGAGGGCAGCCCACAAGCGGGGGCCACCCGGCCTGCAGAACCGACTGCAAAAGAAAGGGAACGTGTCAGATACCCaggtggagaaagaggagggagagaagccaCTTGTTAA CTGGCATGTGGCCATGATTGACCAAGCCACTGAAAGAGGAACTGCCAAGGAAGCAGCGAACAAGGTGGATGTCCCAGAGGTTGAGCAAGAGGGCCATTCACACAAGGAGCCAG TCGATAGGCTTGAGGCAGTACGTGATGCTTTCAGACATGCGTGGAAGGGCTACAAAGAGTTTGCCTGGGGGAAAGATGAGCTGAGGCCTATGTCTAAGTCCTATGGAGAGTGGTTTGGCCTAGGCTTGACCCTAATTGATGCACTGGACACAATGTGGATCCTCAACCTCAAAAAAG AGTTTGAGGAGGCTAAGACCTGGGTGTCCACAGAGCTGTCCTTTAATAAAAACGTGGACGTGAACCTGTTTGAGAGCACCATCCGTATCCTGGGCGGCTTGCTGAGCACTTACCATCTGACTGGAGACACTCTGTTCCTGGACAAGGCT AAAGATTTAGGAACGAGGTTAATGCCTGCCTTCAACACCCCGTCCAAGATCCCCTACTCAGATGTGAACATTGGGAAGGGTACGGCCCACCCCCCTCGATGGACGTCGGACAGCACTGTTGCGGAGGTCACCAGCATCCAGCTGGAATTTAGGGAGCTGAGTCGCCTCACTCAGGACACACGCTACCAG GCTGCAGTGGATGAGGTCATGCAGAAAGTCCACAAGCTGGAGGGGAAGCAGGATGGCCTCGTCCCCATGTTCATCAACACCAACAGCGGCCAGTTCACCCATTTGGGGATGTTCACGCTGGGTGCACGGGCAGACAGCTACTACGAATACCTCCTCAAACAGTGGATCCAGGGAGGCAAGAAGGAGACGGC GTTGCTGGAGGATTACCTGCAGGCCCTGGAGGGAGTGAAGAAGAACCTGCTGAAGAAGTCCTCTCCGAACAGGCTGACCTTCGTAGGGGAGCTTGCCCATGGCAGGTTTAGCCCCAAAATG GACCACCTGGTGTGTTTCCTCCCTGGGACCCTGGCTCTAGGGGCCCACCACGGCCTGCCAGCGGACCACATGGAGCTGGCCAAGCAGCTGATGGAGACCTGCTACCAGATGTATGCCCAGATGGAGACTGGCCTGAGCCCTGAGATTGTCCACTTTAACATGCACGAGGGCAGCATTGGCGATGTAGACGTGAAG CTTGCAGACAGACACAACCTCCTGCGCCCTGAGACGGTGGAGAGCTTGTTCTATCTGTACAGGTTCACTAAGGACAGGAAGTacagggactggggctgggagaTCCTCCAGAACTTCAACAAGTATACCAAG GTTTCTACTGGTGGCTACACGTCCATCAACAACGTCCGGGACCCAGAGTATCCCAGCCCCCGGGACAAGATGGAGAGTTTCTTCCTGGGGGAGACTCTCAAATACTTCTACCTGCTGTTCTCAGATGATCCGGAGCTGCTCAGTCTGGACAAGTATGTGTTCAACACAGAGGCTCACCCCCTGCCCATCTGGCCCACCGCACAGTGA
- the LOC106579997 gene encoding endoplasmic reticulum mannosyl-oligosaccharide 1,2-alpha-mannosidase isoform X1, producing the protein MEILQEGLYVVAALDNVLTIDTGLHAVGFEHAHFPHCAYDFTEGWAGDMHPPSRKDFVSLTLTGQGSGNYNNSKQWRRQSCWRKWKRLSRLQRNLILFTVALMLLCGIATYPSVTEHFRGLTVVAKEEGDHALKPVVHEVQPALDKLNRPLVPESPSEKQKRAAHKRGPPGLQNRLQKKGNVSDTQVEKEEGEKPLVNWHVAMIDQATERGTAKEAANKVDVPEVEQEGHSHKEPEVDRLEAVRDAFRHAWKGYKEFAWGKDELRPMSKSYGEWFGLGLTLIDALDTMWILNLKKEFEEAKTWVSTELSFNKNVDVNLFESTIRILGGLLSTYHLTGDTLFLDKAKDLGTRLMPAFNTPSKIPYSDVNIGKGTAHPPRWTSDSTVAEVTSIQLEFRELSRLTQDTRYQAAVDEVMQKVHKLEGKQDGLVPMFINTNSGQFTHLGMFTLGARADSYYEYLLKQWIQGGKKETALLEDYLQALEGVKKNLLKKSSPNRLTFVGELAHGRFSPKMDHLVCFLPGTLALGAHHGLPADHMELAKQLMETCYQMYAQMETGLSPEIVHFNMHEGSIGDVDVKLADRHNLLRPETVESLFYLYRFTKDRKYRDWGWEILQNFNKYTKVSTGGYTSINNVRDPEYPSPRDKMESFFLGETLKYFYLLFSDDPELLSLDKYVFNTEAHPLPIWPTAQ; encoded by the exons ATGGAAATACTCCAGGAGGGACTTTATGTGGTGGCTGCTCTTGATAATGTGCTTACAATTGATACTGGATTGCATGCAGTAGGCTTTGAACATG CCCACTTTCCCCACTGTGCCTATGACTTCACCGAGGGGTGGGCTGGAGACATGCACCCACCATCAAGGAAGGACTTTGTGTCTTTAACCCTCACTGGACAAGGAAGTGGCAACTATAATAACAGTAAGCAGTGGAGAAGACAGTCCTGCTGGAGG AAATGGAAACGGTTATCCAGATTGCAGCGCAACCTAATCCTCTTCACCGTGGCTCTCATGTTACTTTGTGGGATTGCTACTTACCCCAGTGTCACAGAACATTTCCGAG GCCTTACTGTTGTCGCGAAGGAGGAAGGGGACCATGCTCTGAAACCTGTCGTCCATGAGGTCCAACCTGCGTTGGACAAGCTGAACCGACCGTTAGTACCAGAGTCACCTTCAGAG AAGCAGAAGAGGGCAGCCCACAAGCGGGGGCCACCCGGCCTGCAGAACCGACTGCAAAAGAAAGGGAACGTGTCAGATACCCaggtggagaaagaggagggagagaagccaCTTGTTAA CTGGCATGTGGCCATGATTGACCAAGCCACTGAAAGAGGAACTGCCAAGGAAGCAGCGAACAAGGTGGATGTCCCAGAGGTTGAGCAAGAGGGCCATTCACACAAGGAGCCAG AAGTCGATAGGCTTGAGGCAGTACGTGATGCTTTCAGACATGCGTGGAAGGGCTACAAAGAGTTTGCCTGGGGGAAAGATGAGCTGAGGCCTATGTCTAAGTCCTATGGAGAGTGGTTTGGCCTAGGCTTGACCCTAATTGATGCACTGGACACAATGTGGATCCTCAACCTCAAAAAAG AGTTTGAGGAGGCTAAGACCTGGGTGTCCACAGAGCTGTCCTTTAATAAAAACGTGGACGTGAACCTGTTTGAGAGCACCATCCGTATCCTGGGCGGCTTGCTGAGCACTTACCATCTGACTGGAGACACTCTGTTCCTGGACAAGGCT AAAGATTTAGGAACGAGGTTAATGCCTGCCTTCAACACCCCGTCCAAGATCCCCTACTCAGATGTGAACATTGGGAAGGGTACGGCCCACCCCCCTCGATGGACGTCGGACAGCACTGTTGCGGAGGTCACCAGCATCCAGCTGGAATTTAGGGAGCTGAGTCGCCTCACTCAGGACACACGCTACCAG GCTGCAGTGGATGAGGTCATGCAGAAAGTCCACAAGCTGGAGGGGAAGCAGGATGGCCTCGTCCCCATGTTCATCAACACCAACAGCGGCCAGTTCACCCATTTGGGGATGTTCACGCTGGGTGCACGGGCAGACAGCTACTACGAATACCTCCTCAAACAGTGGATCCAGGGAGGCAAGAAGGAGACGGC GTTGCTGGAGGATTACCTGCAGGCCCTGGAGGGAGTGAAGAAGAACCTGCTGAAGAAGTCCTCTCCGAACAGGCTGACCTTCGTAGGGGAGCTTGCCCATGGCAGGTTTAGCCCCAAAATG GACCACCTGGTGTGTTTCCTCCCTGGGACCCTGGCTCTAGGGGCCCACCACGGCCTGCCAGCGGACCACATGGAGCTGGCCAAGCAGCTGATGGAGACCTGCTACCAGATGTATGCCCAGATGGAGACTGGCCTGAGCCCTGAGATTGTCCACTTTAACATGCACGAGGGCAGCATTGGCGATGTAGACGTGAAG CTTGCAGACAGACACAACCTCCTGCGCCCTGAGACGGTGGAGAGCTTGTTCTATCTGTACAGGTTCACTAAGGACAGGAAGTacagggactggggctgggagaTCCTCCAGAACTTCAACAAGTATACCAAG GTTTCTACTGGTGGCTACACGTCCATCAACAACGTCCGGGACCCAGAGTATCCCAGCCCCCGGGACAAGATGGAGAGTTTCTTCCTGGGGGAGACTCTCAAATACTTCTACCTGCTGTTCTCAGATGATCCGGAGCTGCTCAGTCTGGACAAGTATGTGTTCAACACAGAGGCTCACCCCCTGCCCATCTGGCCCACCGCACAGTGA
- the LOC106579997 gene encoding endoplasmic reticulum mannosyl-oligosaccharide 1,2-alpha-mannosidase isoform X3, which translates to MHPPSRKDFVSLTLTGQGSGNYNNSKQWRRQSCWRKWKRLSRLQRNLILFTVALMLLCGIATYPSVTEHFRGLTVVAKEEGDHALKPVVHEVQPALDKLNRPLVPESPSEKQKRAAHKRGPPGLQNRLQKKGNVSDTQVEKEEGEKPLVNWHVAMIDQATERGTAKEAANKVDVPEVEQEGHSHKEPEVDRLEAVRDAFRHAWKGYKEFAWGKDELRPMSKSYGEWFGLGLTLIDALDTMWILNLKKEFEEAKTWVSTELSFNKNVDVNLFESTIRILGGLLSTYHLTGDTLFLDKAKDLGTRLMPAFNTPSKIPYSDVNIGKGTAHPPRWTSDSTVAEVTSIQLEFRELSRLTQDTRYQAAVDEVMQKVHKLEGKQDGLVPMFINTNSGQFTHLGMFTLGARADSYYEYLLKQWIQGGKKETALLEDYLQALEGVKKNLLKKSSPNRLTFVGELAHGRFSPKMDHLVCFLPGTLALGAHHGLPADHMELAKQLMETCYQMYAQMETGLSPEIVHFNMHEGSIGDVDVKLADRHNLLRPETVESLFYLYRFTKDRKYRDWGWEILQNFNKYTKVSTGGYTSINNVRDPEYPSPRDKMESFFLGETLKYFYLLFSDDPELLSLDKYVFNTEAHPLPIWPTAQ; encoded by the exons ATGCACCCACCATCAAGGAAGGACTTTGTGTCTTTAACCCTCACTGGACAAGGAAGTGGCAACTATAATAACAGTAAGCAGTGGAGAAGACAGTCCTGCTGGAGG AAATGGAAACGGTTATCCAGATTGCAGCGCAACCTAATCCTCTTCACCGTGGCTCTCATGTTACTTTGTGGGATTGCTACTTACCCCAGTGTCACAGAACATTTCCGAG GCCTTACTGTTGTCGCGAAGGAGGAAGGGGACCATGCTCTGAAACCTGTCGTCCATGAGGTCCAACCTGCGTTGGACAAGCTGAACCGACCGTTAGTACCAGAGTCACCTTCAGAG AAGCAGAAGAGGGCAGCCCACAAGCGGGGGCCACCCGGCCTGCAGAACCGACTGCAAAAGAAAGGGAACGTGTCAGATACCCaggtggagaaagaggagggagagaagccaCTTGTTAA CTGGCATGTGGCCATGATTGACCAAGCCACTGAAAGAGGAACTGCCAAGGAAGCAGCGAACAAGGTGGATGTCCCAGAGGTTGAGCAAGAGGGCCATTCACACAAGGAGCCAG AAGTCGATAGGCTTGAGGCAGTACGTGATGCTTTCAGACATGCGTGGAAGGGCTACAAAGAGTTTGCCTGGGGGAAAGATGAGCTGAGGCCTATGTCTAAGTCCTATGGAGAGTGGTTTGGCCTAGGCTTGACCCTAATTGATGCACTGGACACAATGTGGATCCTCAACCTCAAAAAAG AGTTTGAGGAGGCTAAGACCTGGGTGTCCACAGAGCTGTCCTTTAATAAAAACGTGGACGTGAACCTGTTTGAGAGCACCATCCGTATCCTGGGCGGCTTGCTGAGCACTTACCATCTGACTGGAGACACTCTGTTCCTGGACAAGGCT AAAGATTTAGGAACGAGGTTAATGCCTGCCTTCAACACCCCGTCCAAGATCCCCTACTCAGATGTGAACATTGGGAAGGGTACGGCCCACCCCCCTCGATGGACGTCGGACAGCACTGTTGCGGAGGTCACCAGCATCCAGCTGGAATTTAGGGAGCTGAGTCGCCTCACTCAGGACACACGCTACCAG GCTGCAGTGGATGAGGTCATGCAGAAAGTCCACAAGCTGGAGGGGAAGCAGGATGGCCTCGTCCCCATGTTCATCAACACCAACAGCGGCCAGTTCACCCATTTGGGGATGTTCACGCTGGGTGCACGGGCAGACAGCTACTACGAATACCTCCTCAAACAGTGGATCCAGGGAGGCAAGAAGGAGACGGC GTTGCTGGAGGATTACCTGCAGGCCCTGGAGGGAGTGAAGAAGAACCTGCTGAAGAAGTCCTCTCCGAACAGGCTGACCTTCGTAGGGGAGCTTGCCCATGGCAGGTTTAGCCCCAAAATG GACCACCTGGTGTGTTTCCTCCCTGGGACCCTGGCTCTAGGGGCCCACCACGGCCTGCCAGCGGACCACATGGAGCTGGCCAAGCAGCTGATGGAGACCTGCTACCAGATGTATGCCCAGATGGAGACTGGCCTGAGCCCTGAGATTGTCCACTTTAACATGCACGAGGGCAGCATTGGCGATGTAGACGTGAAG CTTGCAGACAGACACAACCTCCTGCGCCCTGAGACGGTGGAGAGCTTGTTCTATCTGTACAGGTTCACTAAGGACAGGAAGTacagggactggggctgggagaTCCTCCAGAACTTCAACAAGTATACCAAG GTTTCTACTGGTGGCTACACGTCCATCAACAACGTCCGGGACCCAGAGTATCCCAGCCCCCGGGACAAGATGGAGAGTTTCTTCCTGGGGGAGACTCTCAAATACTTCTACCTGCTGTTCTCAGATGATCCGGAGCTGCTCAGTCTGGACAAGTATGTGTTCAACACAGAGGCTCACCCCCTGCCCATCTGGCCCACCGCACAGTGA
- the LOC123729137 gene encoding collagen alpha-1(III) chain-like isoform X2, with translation MYYIDPNQGSPADAILVYCDFTAAPKTCLSPLHPQVPMTAWLKDSGTNSSFHWLSSMEKGFQFEYPGPDVVQMRFLRLNSRLTSQNIIYSCQPGNKQRPGEREVKFLADTQRQSYLGTLRDCVSSEELDSGERRDSGFQFESEDLNLLPLRDLAVFGSSDLTQEFGFTVGPVCFS, from the exons ATGTATTACATTGATCCTAACCAGGGCAGCCCAGCTGATGCCATTCTGGTCTACTGTGACTTCACTGCAGCACCAAAGACTTGTCTGTCTCCACTCCATCCTCAG GTGCCAATGACGGCATGGCTGAAGGATTCTGGGACAAATAGCTCATTTCATTGGTTGAGTTCAATGGAAAAAGGCTTTCAA TTTGAGTATCCAGGACCGGATGTAGTGCAGATGAGGTTCCTTAGGTTAAACAGCAGGCTCACCAGTCAGAACATTATCTACTCCTGCCAGCCTGGGAACAAACAGAGACCAGGGGAAAGAGAGGTGAAGTTCCTGGCAGACACACAAAGACAAAGTTACCTGGGGACATTACGAGATTGTGTG TCCTCTGAGGAGCTGGATTCCGGAGAACGTCGTGATTCAGGGTTCCAGTTTGAGAGCGAGGACCTCAATCTACTTCCCCTGAGAGATCTGGCAGTGTTTGGAAGCAGTGACCTCACACAGGAGTTTGGATTCACTGTCGGGCCTGTGTGCTTCAGCTAA
- the LOC123729137 gene encoding collagen alpha-1(III) chain-like isoform X1 has product MKGKRNQTKMQRGMYYIDPNQGSPADAILVYCDFTAAPKTCLSPLHPQVPMTAWLKDSGTNSSFHWLSSMEKGFQFEYPGPDVVQMRFLRLNSRLTSQNIIYSCQPGNKQRPGEREVKFLADTQRQSYLGTLRDCVSSEELDSGERRDSGFQFESEDLNLLPLRDLAVFGSSDLTQEFGFTVGPVCFS; this is encoded by the exons atgaaggggaagagaaatcagaccaaaatgcagcgtg GGATGTATTACATTGATCCTAACCAGGGCAGCCCAGCTGATGCCATTCTGGTCTACTGTGACTTCACTGCAGCACCAAAGACTTGTCTGTCTCCACTCCATCCTCAG GTGCCAATGACGGCATGGCTGAAGGATTCTGGGACAAATAGCTCATTTCATTGGTTGAGTTCAATGGAAAAAGGCTTTCAA TTTGAGTATCCAGGACCGGATGTAGTGCAGATGAGGTTCCTTAGGTTAAACAGCAGGCTCACCAGTCAGAACATTATCTACTCCTGCCAGCCTGGGAACAAACAGAGACCAGGGGAAAGAGAGGTGAAGTTCCTGGCAGACACACAAAGACAAAGTTACCTGGGGACATTACGAGATTGTGTG TCCTCTGAGGAGCTGGATTCCGGAGAACGTCGTGATTCAGGGTTCCAGTTTGAGAGCGAGGACCTCAATCTACTTCCCCTGAGAGATCTGGCAGTGTTTGGAAGCAGTGACCTCACACAGGAGTTTGGATTCACTGTCGGGCCTGTGTGCTTCAGCTAA
- the LOC106580003 gene encoding collectin-12 isoform X1: protein MDHKGRRYDVVMMEDKGLTTPGIEGDKGEMGEPGVEGEKGEMGRTGPPGAQGLKGTQGPLGEPGSDGLKGEQGDIGPHGGWVTPRLTRLPGFFGETGLKGFAGKSGHVGVRGLPGLPGPPGPPGTSLNLTLAQLKASCW from the exons ATGGACCACAAGGGCAGAAGGTATGATGTAGTAATGATGGAAGACAAGGGCCTTAC AACACCTGGCATAGAAGGAGATAAGGGTGAAATGGGTGAACCAGGAGTAGAG ggagagaaaggggagatggGACGGACAGGCCCTCCTGGAGCTCAGGGGCTGAAG GGGACACAAGGCCCTTTGGGAGAGCCAGGGAGCGATGGCCTAAAAGGAGAACAG GGAGACATTGGTCCTCATGGGGGGTGGGTGACCCCACGTCTAACTAGACTTCCT GGTTTCTTTGGAGAAACG GGTCTAAAAGGATTTGCCGGAAAATCAGGTCATGTTGGAGTGAGAGGCCTGCCT GGCCTTCCTGGACCTCCTGGCCCCCCTGGAACCTCTCTGAACCTTACTCTGGCACAGCTCAAGGCAAGTTGTTGGTAA
- the LOC106580003 gene encoding collectin-12 isoform X2: MDHKGRRTPGIEGDKGEMGEPGVEGEKGEMGRTGPPGAQGLKGTQGPLGEPGSDGLKGEQGDIGPHGGWVTPRLTRLPGFFGETGLKGFAGKSGHVGVRGLPGLPGPPGPPGTSLNLTLAQLKASCW, translated from the exons ATGGACCACAAGGGCAGAAG AACACCTGGCATAGAAGGAGATAAGGGTGAAATGGGTGAACCAGGAGTAGAG ggagagaaaggggagatggGACGGACAGGCCCTCCTGGAGCTCAGGGGCTGAAG GGGACACAAGGCCCTTTGGGAGAGCCAGGGAGCGATGGCCTAAAAGGAGAACAG GGAGACATTGGTCCTCATGGGGGGTGGGTGACCCCACGTCTAACTAGACTTCCT GGTTTCTTTGGAGAAACG GGTCTAAAAGGATTTGCCGGAAAATCAGGTCATGTTGGAGTGAGAGGCCTGCCT GGCCTTCCTGGACCTCCTGGCCCCCCTGGAACCTCTCTGAACCTTACTCTGGCACAGCTCAAGGCAAGTTGTTGGTAA